In one Haloplanus salinus genomic region, the following are encoded:
- a CDS encoding YeaH/YhbH family protein: MGLREDLDRFREVGERRREDLQEFIRYGDLGGSDPDSIKVPIKVVDLPEFAYDPRDRGGVGQGQGGTPDVGQPVGQPQPGDDGDEEGEDGDPGDEAGEHEYYEMDPEEFAEELDEELGLDLEPKGKEVVEEVEGDFTELTRAGPNSTLDFERLFKQGLKRKLAMDFDEEFVREAMRVAGATPGDVFRWCRGENVLVSRAWVEDQWDTIPEDERGRWASFEEMAENVERTTTLERIRREGLREVPFRREDERYRHPEVIEETEKNVVVVNIRDVSGSMREQKRELVERTFTPLDWYLTGKYDRAEFVYIAHDAEAWEVERGDFFGIRSGGGTRISSAYELAAEILEERYPWNEWNRYVFAAGDSENSSNDTRENVVPLMQEIPANLHAYVETQPGGTAINATHAEEVERAFDEGDGVVVAYVSDPADVTDAIYDILSTEDES; this comes from the coding sequence ATGGGACTGAGGGAGGATCTCGATCGCTTCCGTGAGGTTGGTGAACGACGCCGCGAGGACCTGCAGGAGTTCATCCGCTACGGCGACCTGGGCGGGAGCGATCCGGACAGCATCAAGGTGCCGATCAAGGTGGTCGATCTGCCGGAGTTCGCCTACGACCCGCGCGACCGCGGCGGCGTCGGGCAGGGGCAGGGCGGCACGCCCGACGTCGGACAGCCGGTCGGCCAGCCCCAGCCCGGGGACGACGGCGACGAGGAGGGTGAGGACGGCGACCCCGGCGACGAGGCCGGCGAACACGAGTACTACGAAATGGATCCCGAGGAGTTCGCGGAGGAACTCGACGAGGAACTCGGGCTGGATCTGGAGCCGAAGGGGAAGGAAGTCGTCGAGGAGGTGGAGGGTGACTTCACCGAACTCACCCGCGCCGGCCCGAACAGCACGCTCGACTTCGAGCGCCTGTTCAAGCAGGGTCTCAAGCGCAAGCTGGCGATGGACTTCGACGAGGAGTTCGTCCGCGAGGCGATGCGCGTTGCCGGCGCGACGCCGGGCGACGTGTTCCGCTGGTGTCGCGGGGAGAACGTCCTCGTCTCGCGGGCGTGGGTCGAGGACCAGTGGGACACCATCCCGGAGGACGAGCGCGGCCGGTGGGCGAGCTTCGAGGAGATGGCAGAGAACGTCGAGCGGACGACGACGCTCGAACGCATCCGGCGCGAGGGCCTCCGCGAGGTGCCCTTCCGTCGGGAGGACGAGCGCTACCGCCATCCGGAAGTGATCGAGGAGACGGAGAAAAACGTCGTCGTCGTGAACATCCGCGACGTCTCCGGCAGTATGCGGGAGCAGAAGCGCGAACTCGTCGAGCGGACGTTCACTCCGCTGGACTGGTATCTCACCGGCAAGTACGACCGCGCGGAGTTCGTCTACATCGCCCACGACGCCGAGGCGTGGGAGGTGGAACGCGGGGACTTCTTCGGTATCCGGTCGGGCGGTGGGACTCGCATCTCCTCGGCGTACGAACTCGCCGCGGAGATCTTAGAGGAGCGGTACCCGTGGAACGAGTGGAACCGCTACGTCTTCGCCGCGGGCGACTCGGAGAACTCCAGCAACGACACCCGGGAGAACGTGGTGCCGCTGATGCAGGAGATTCCGGCGAACCTCCACGCCTACGTGGAGACACAGCCGGGTGGGACGGCGATCAACGCCACCCACGCCGAGGAAGTGGAACGCGCGTTCGACGAGGGGGACGGCGTGGTCGTCGCCTACGTCTCCGACCCCGCGGACGTGACCGACGCCATCTACGACATCCTGAGTACGGAGGACGAATCATGA
- a CDS encoding SpoVR family protein, whose amino-acid sequence MRDDRIDARKEATRLTEPVEEAAALARKLGLDPYPVNYWIVDHDEMNELIAYGGFQRRYPHWRWGMAYDRQQKQDQFGMGKAFEIVNNDNPSHAFLQESNSLADQKAVITHVEAHADFFANNEWFGLFGDGQGDDSADLDAAAMLERHAETIKGYVEDPDIDREDVERFIDAVLCLEDTIDQHRAFARAGERRERDAPADLREQLDELDVSEDVRRHAFDEEWLDELAEAERAEARLEDPHADVLAFLMEHGRQYDEESEKAVEFEPWQRDVLEILRTEAYYFAGQKMTKVMNEGWASYWESLMMSDENFAADDEFVTYADHMARVLGSPGLNPYKLGMELWQYVENITNRREVVDKLLRVEGITWRNFHDVVDFDAVADLLTPDPAIASATAETLADLDPDDPRVDAEALTAARDGEIDVDRYPWKVLTTEGLAERHFSLCKPQNRGFLRRIRRSELERLARYMFDDAKYDSVADAVADVDYGAGWRRMRELRESHNDVTFIDAFLSEEFVTENNYFTYEFSQATGDFRAASDAAADVKKKLLLQFTNFGKPTVAVYDGNFDNRNELLLGHQYNGIGLDVEQAKRVLERTYDLWGRPVNLMTIGKEYDEHELEIARRRNREPTPTEVGRRIRYDGEQFETHDLESDLEERIAANDIDYDTKPDDWLT is encoded by the coding sequence ATGAGAGACGATCGAATCGACGCACGGAAGGAAGCGACGCGCCTCACCGAACCGGTCGAGGAGGCGGCGGCGCTGGCGAGGAAACTAGGGCTCGACCCCTACCCGGTCAACTACTGGATCGTCGACCACGACGAGATGAACGAGCTCATCGCCTACGGCGGGTTCCAGCGACGCTACCCACACTGGCGGTGGGGAATGGCCTACGACCGCCAGCAGAAGCAGGACCAGTTCGGCATGGGCAAGGCGTTCGAAATCGTCAACAACGACAACCCGTCCCACGCGTTCCTGCAGGAATCCAACTCGCTGGCCGACCAGAAGGCCGTCATCACCCACGTCGAGGCGCACGCGGACTTCTTCGCCAACAACGAGTGGTTCGGTCTCTTCGGCGACGGGCAGGGCGACGACAGCGCCGATCTGGACGCCGCGGCCATGCTCGAACGCCACGCCGAGACGATCAAGGGGTACGTCGAGGACCCCGACATCGACCGCGAGGACGTGGAACGGTTCATCGACGCCGTCCTCTGTCTAGAGGATACCATCGACCAGCACCGCGCGTTCGCCCGCGCGGGCGAGCGCCGCGAACGCGACGCCCCCGCGGACCTCCGCGAGCAACTGGACGAACTCGACGTCTCGGAGGACGTGCGTCGCCACGCCTTCGACGAGGAGTGGCTGGACGAACTCGCCGAGGCCGAACGCGCGGAGGCTCGACTCGAAGACCCCCACGCCGACGTGCTCGCCTTCCTCATGGAACACGGCCGGCAGTACGACGAGGAGTCCGAGAAAGCAGTGGAGTTCGAGCCGTGGCAGCGGGACGTACTCGAAATCCTGCGGACGGAGGCGTACTACTTCGCGGGACAGAAGATGACGAAGGTGATGAACGAGGGGTGGGCCAGCTACTGGGAGTCGCTGATGATGAGCGACGAGAACTTCGCCGCCGACGACGAGTTCGTCACCTACGCCGACCACATGGCCCGCGTTCTCGGCTCGCCCGGTCTCAACCCCTACAAGTTGGGAATGGAGCTATGGCAGTACGTCGAGAATATCACCAACCGCCGCGAGGTGGTCGACAAGCTCCTGCGAGTGGAGGGGATCACCTGGCGGAACTTCCACGACGTGGTCGATTTCGATGCGGTGGCCGACCTGCTCACGCCCGACCCCGCCATCGCGTCGGCCACCGCCGAGACGCTCGCCGACCTCGATCCGGACGATCCGCGGGTCGACGCCGAGGCGCTCACGGCGGCGCGCGACGGCGAGATAGACGTGGACCGCTACCCGTGGAAGGTACTCACCACGGAGGGGTTGGCGGAGCGGCACTTCTCGCTCTGCAAGCCCCAGAACCGCGGCTTCCTCCGTCGTATCCGACGGTCGGAGCTCGAACGGCTGGCGCGGTACATGTTCGACGACGCCAAGTACGACTCGGTCGCCGACGCCGTCGCCGACGTGGACTACGGCGCGGGCTGGCGGCGGATGCGCGAACTCCGGGAGAGTCACAACGACGTGACCTTCATCGACGCCTTCCTCTCCGAGGAGTTCGTGACCGAGAACAACTACTTCACCTACGAGTTCTCGCAGGCGACGGGCGACTTCCGGGCTGCCTCGGACGCCGCCGCGGACGTCAAAAAGAAGCTCCTGCTCCAGTTCACCAACTTCGGGAAGCCGACCGTCGCCGTCTACGACGGCAACTTCGACAACCGCAACGAGCTCTTGCTGGGTCACCAGTACAACGGCATCGGTCTCGACGTCGAGCAGGCAAAGCGGGTGCTCGAACGCACCTACGACCTCTGGGGGCGGCCGGTCAACCTCATGACCATCGGCAAGGAGTACGACGAACACGAGTTGGAGATCGCCCGACGGCGGAATCGCGAGCCGACGCCGACGGAGGTCGGCAGACGCATCCGGTACGACGGGGAGCAGTTCGAGACCCACGACCTCGAGTCCGACCTCGAAGAGCGGATCGCCGCCAACGACATCGACTACGACACGAAACCCGACGACTGGCTGACCTAG